One region of Halohasta litchfieldiae genomic DNA includes:
- a CDS encoding AIR synthase family protein yields the protein MPSTGKISREFFRSQIAPRLGANRSDVSVGPKHGVDFGVIDIDGTALAIATDPVSILPELGFERAGRFAIRIILADVAVSGLSPSHLAIGFTLPPELSDEEFAIFWGAIHDECADLGVDIVTGHTARYAGCSFPWVGAATALAVGDHDDIIRPDGATPGDDLILTTGPAVESTALLASLFPDQIDCDDALLARVASRLDDLDGVRDALAVADAGGVTAMHDVTEGGLLGALHEVASGAGVELRVDSDRVPTDPDVLALCETLGMDPWIATSSGSLLIAVDPDSSAEVLRTLRDRGTTAAVIGQVEAGSGVVRDGESTQPPDGDSSWPVYEALLEAGPSDQ from the coding sequence ATGCCGTCGACGGGAAAAATAAGCCGAGAGTTCTTCCGCTCACAGATCGCCCCACGGCTCGGTGCCAACCGGTCGGATGTCTCGGTCGGCCCCAAACACGGCGTCGACTTCGGCGTAATCGACATCGATGGCACCGCCCTCGCCATCGCTACCGATCCGGTCTCGATTCTGCCCGAACTCGGTTTCGAGCGTGCTGGCCGGTTCGCCATCCGGATTATCCTCGCAGATGTCGCGGTCTCGGGCCTCTCACCCTCGCATCTCGCCATCGGCTTCACGCTCCCACCCGAACTCAGCGACGAGGAGTTTGCGATCTTCTGGGGAGCCATCCACGACGAGTGTGCCGATCTCGGCGTCGACATCGTTACGGGCCACACCGCCCGATATGCCGGCTGTTCGTTCCCGTGGGTCGGCGCTGCAACTGCGCTGGCTGTCGGCGACCACGACGACATCATCCGCCCCGACGGTGCAACTCCGGGTGACGACCTGATTCTCACGACCGGCCCCGCGGTCGAATCCACCGCACTGCTTGCCTCACTGTTTCCCGACCAGATCGACTGCGACGACGCACTGCTGGCTCGCGTTGCCAGCCGACTTGATGATCTCGATGGCGTCCGTGACGCCCTCGCTGTGGCCGACGCCGGTGGCGTGACTGCGATGCACGACGTGACCGAGGGCGGGCTGCTCGGTGCGCTCCACGAGGTGGCCAGTGGCGCAGGTGTCGAGTTACGCGTCGACTCCGACCGCGTGCCGACTGATCCCGACGTGCTCGCGCTTTGTGAGACACTCGGGATGGACCCATGGATTGCGACGAGTTCCGGCTCGCTTTTGATTGCCGTCGACCCTGATTCCTCAGCCGAGGTCCTGCGTACGCTCCGAGACCGAGGGACGACGGCCGCAGTGATCGGTCAGGTCGAGGCTGGCTCCGGTGTCGTCCGCGATGGGGAGTCGACACAGCCACCTGACGGCGACTCCTCGTGGCCGGTCTACGAGGCCCTGCTTGAAGCCGGGCCATCCGACCAGTAG
- a CDS encoding ABC transporter substrate-binding protein — protein MSTIDLALDWTPNTNHTGFYVAQAKGYYADRDVDLSIHSPAEDDYEQTLAFVDWLAENEILTTVDGNLIPAAELDTTALYTNSCLETNR, from the coding sequence ATGTCGACTATCGACCTCGCTCTCGACTGGACACCGAACACGAACCACACGGGATTCTACGTCGCTCAAGCGAAGGGGTACTATGCGGATCGGGACGTCGACCTTTCGATCCACTCACCGGCTGAAGACGACTACGAACAGACGCTGGCCTTCGTCGACTGGCTTGCCGAAAACGAGATACTCACCACTGTCGACGGCAACCTGATCCCAGCCGCAGAACTCGACACGACTGCTCTGTACACCAACAGCTGTCTCGAAACCAACCGCTAG
- a CDS encoding sensor histidine kinase yields the protein MFEAVPWPAIGSFFAGLVSVLFLGYLWPYREERGATFFMGVIGSVTLWTVSYGVALLVFDPTLRFLFEIPIWLGTNFTAVFFLAFALEYTGRTQLVRSWMMAGLVAIQLLSTGLIATNPRHGLVWSEYRVEEVAGVAGVAVTNEPLLYIVLLVTMMMTAAGIVLLADAFASYGPLYRYQTLAIGLSPVPVIVGSLPWILQIGPVPQLNFAPLLFPLHLALDMYAFFRRNMFELTPAARRAGDQTAIDDLGIGVLIVDDDKHIININQKAGDILGQERTAILGSPLDSVWAEIDLTRESQRIRQPADRRQREYAVSVSTISDSGGTEVGHTVTLQDITAERQREQRLAVLNRVLRHNLRNDLNVASGYLDIVSEQSNDEQVKDMLSVASRNVDDVLALGEKARAVERTLDSKELGTEPVAVKPLLDEITATLTDEYGGTVDNRVPEELRIETNPQLLKSLFTNLIENALEHSTKNKPAVTIDVVVDRAVARFDIRDNGPGIPTHELDVISQGKETDLEHGSGIGLWLVTWASTALDGSVSFETGEDGTTVTVTLPNVVDQSANGEAKASEEQPPAATD from the coding sequence GTGTTCGAAGCAGTCCCATGGCCGGCGATTGGATCGTTTTTTGCCGGACTCGTTTCGGTGTTGTTCCTCGGCTACCTGTGGCCATACCGCGAGGAGCGCGGAGCGACGTTTTTCATGGGCGTCATCGGCTCCGTGACGCTCTGGACGGTCTCCTACGGCGTGGCCTTACTGGTGTTCGATCCCACGCTACGATTTCTCTTCGAGATCCCGATCTGGCTGGGGACCAATTTCACCGCCGTGTTTTTCCTAGCGTTCGCCCTCGAATACACGGGTCGAACCCAGCTCGTCCGGTCGTGGATGATGGCCGGACTCGTTGCCATCCAGCTCCTGTCGACGGGATTGATAGCGACGAACCCACGCCACGGGCTGGTCTGGAGCGAGTACCGCGTCGAAGAGGTCGCGGGAGTCGCTGGGGTAGCGGTGACGAACGAGCCACTGCTGTATATCGTCCTGCTGGTGACAATGATGATGACGGCCGCCGGGATCGTCCTGTTGGCCGATGCGTTTGCGAGCTACGGCCCGCTGTATCGCTACCAAACGCTGGCAATTGGGCTGTCGCCGGTCCCCGTTATAGTCGGGAGCCTCCCGTGGATCCTCCAGATCGGTCCCGTGCCGCAGCTCAACTTTGCACCCCTGCTGTTTCCGCTCCACCTCGCCCTCGACATGTACGCCTTTTTCCGACGAAACATGTTCGAACTCACACCGGCTGCACGGCGGGCTGGCGATCAGACCGCCATCGACGACCTCGGGATCGGCGTACTGATCGTCGACGACGACAAGCATATTATCAATATAAATCAGAAGGCCGGAGACATACTCGGCCAAGAGCGGACCGCGATTCTCGGCAGCCCGCTCGACTCGGTGTGGGCCGAGATCGACCTCACGCGTGAGAGCCAGCGGATTCGACAGCCCGCTGACCGTCGACAGCGAGAGTATGCGGTGTCGGTGTCGACGATTTCTGACTCCGGCGGTACGGAGGTCGGCCATACGGTGACCCTTCAAGATATCACGGCGGAACGACAGCGCGAACAGCGGCTTGCGGTCCTCAACCGTGTCCTACGACACAACCTCAGAAACGACCTCAACGTCGCCAGCGGCTATCTCGATATCGTCAGCGAGCAGAGCAACGACGAGCAGGTGAAAGATATGTTGAGTGTCGCATCGAGAAACGTCGACGACGTCCTCGCCCTTGGCGAGAAAGCCAGAGCAGTCGAACGAACACTCGACTCGAAAGAGCTGGGAACCGAACCAGTGGCGGTCAAACCACTGCTCGACGAGATCACGGCCACACTCACCGACGAATACGGCGGAACAGTCGACAACCGAGTACCCGAGGAGCTTCGGATCGAGACCAACCCACAGCTGCTGAAAAGTCTGTTTACGAACCTCATCGAGAACGCACTCGAACACAGCACGAAAAACAAACCAGCAGTCACCATCGACGTGGTCGTCGACCGGGCTGTCGCGCGGTTCGATATCCGAGACAACGGACCAGGGATTCCGACCCATGAACTCGACGTAATCAGTCAGGGCAAAGAGACCGATCTTGAACACGGCAGTGGGATCGGCCTCTGGCTCGTCACATGGGCCAGTACGGCACTCGATGGATCGGTGTCCTTCGAGACCGGAGAGGATGGGACGACAGTGACGGTGACACTGCCGAACGTCGTCGATCAGTCAGCCAACGGCGAGGCGAAGGCGAGCGAGGAACAGCCACCCGCAGCGACCGACTAG
- a CDS encoding valine--tRNA ligase, which yields MPSGEYDPDAVEPKWQQQWVDNETYAYPAESTDPNTTFSVDTPPPTVSGNLHWGHVYGTILQDIVARFERMQGNDVYYPFGYDDNGIASERLTESELDIRHQEFDRHEFQQKCRAVCAEYEASFTEKMQAMGISIDWNNTYQTISPEVQRISQLSFLDLYEKGREYRQKAPAIWCPECETAISQVETEDHEEDSYFNDIAFELVESGGEPSDQAHDEDYEYDTATEPGDDIVISTTRPELIPACVSMFVHPDDDRNAHLVGGTAKVPVFGHEVPIYEDERVDMEKGTGVVMCCTFGDQTDIEWYQAHDLDLRVAIDESGTMTDLAGDYEGMSTHEAREAIVEDIDAAGRLRDRRAINHVVQVHERDDVPVEYRVTEQWYVSVLDKREEYLEAGREMEWFPDKMFTRYKHWIDGLEWDWCISRQRSSGIPFPVWYCGDCDHEIFADKADLPVDPLADEPPVDACPECGSSDFVAEDDVLDTWATSSLTPLINAGWDWDEANEEFTMERPEIYPMDLRPQGHDIISFWLFHTVIKCYEHTDEVPFDSTMINGMVLDENREKMSKSKGNVVDPDAVLDEYPVDAARFWAAGSAIGDDLPYQEKGLRAGEKLIRKLWNASKLVESLAPEMVDQPDELTGIDRWLLAELDATIQQTADYLDSREFSKARDGLRSFFWGTFCDDYLEIAKQRLDEGEDPSAAYTLRTAHKRFLKLFAPQLSHVTEELYQDMYDDGSVHLSAWPEPLGIEADREGGNAAMSVVSALRKYKSDRQLPLNAELAAVDVYGPIEGFEDDIRGVMHVDNLTVLDAEPEIESVITEIKLDYSKVGPEYGSQVPDLEDGIESGDYELTNDELHVAGEELGADFFEVHRERQYVGEGEMLEAGDTIVIVSEE from the coding sequence ATGCCCAGTGGAGAGTACGATCCAGACGCTGTCGAGCCCAAGTGGCAACAGCAGTGGGTCGACAACGAAACCTACGCCTATCCCGCAGAGTCGACCGATCCAAACACCACGTTCTCCGTCGACACGCCGCCGCCGACGGTCTCCGGAAACCTCCACTGGGGTCACGTCTACGGGACGATCCTGCAGGATATCGTCGCCCGCTTCGAGCGCATGCAGGGCAACGACGTCTACTACCCCTTCGGCTACGACGACAACGGGATCGCCTCCGAGCGACTCACCGAATCCGAACTCGACATTCGGCACCAAGAGTTCGACCGCCACGAGTTCCAGCAGAAATGTCGCGCCGTCTGTGCGGAGTACGAGGCCAGTTTCACCGAGAAGATGCAGGCGATGGGGATCTCCATCGACTGGAACAACACCTACCAGACGATCTCTCCGGAGGTCCAGCGTATCTCGCAGCTTTCGTTCCTCGATCTCTACGAGAAGGGCCGCGAATACCGTCAGAAGGCTCCCGCGATCTGGTGTCCGGAGTGTGAAACCGCCATCTCACAGGTCGAAACCGAAGACCACGAGGAGGATTCGTACTTCAACGACATCGCCTTCGAACTCGTCGAAAGCGGCGGCGAACCTAGCGACCAAGCCCACGACGAAGACTACGAGTACGACACCGCAACCGAGCCGGGCGACGACATCGTCATCTCGACCACGCGGCCGGAACTGATCCCAGCCTGTGTCTCGATGTTCGTCCACCCCGACGACGACCGCAACGCCCATCTCGTCGGCGGCACTGCGAAGGTGCCCGTCTTCGGCCACGAGGTCCCGATCTACGAGGACGAGCGGGTCGACATGGAGAAGGGAACCGGCGTCGTGATGTGCTGTACGTTCGGCGACCAGACTGACATCGAATGGTATCAGGCCCACGATCTGGACCTCCGCGTTGCCATCGACGAGTCGGGAACGATGACCGACCTCGCAGGCGACTACGAAGGGATGAGCACCCACGAGGCCCGCGAGGCCATCGTTGAGGATATCGACGCGGCAGGTCGACTCCGCGACCGACGCGCCATCAACCACGTCGTACAGGTCCACGAGCGCGACGATGTCCCTGTTGAGTACCGCGTCACCGAGCAGTGGTACGTCAGTGTCCTCGACAAACGCGAGGAGTACCTTGAGGCCGGGCGAGAAATGGAGTGGTTCCCGGACAAAATGTTCACGCGGTACAAACACTGGATCGACGGTCTAGAGTGGGACTGGTGTATCTCCCGGCAGCGATCCTCGGGGATTCCGTTCCCCGTCTGGTACTGTGGGGACTGCGATCACGAAATCTTCGCCGACAAGGCCGATCTCCCAGTCGACCCACTGGCCGACGAGCCACCGGTCGACGCCTGTCCCGAGTGTGGCAGCAGTGACTTCGTCGCCGAAGACGACGTCCTTGACACGTGGGCGACTTCCTCCCTCACCCCGCTTATTAACGCCGGGTGGGACTGGGACGAAGCAAACGAGGAGTTCACGATGGAACGCCCTGAGATCTACCCGATGGATCTCCGGCCACAGGGCCACGACATCATCTCCTTCTGGCTGTTCCACACCGTGATCAAATGCTACGAACACACCGACGAGGTGCCGTTCGACTCGACGATGATCAACGGAATGGTGCTCGACGAGAACCGCGAAAAGATGTCCAAATCGAAGGGGAACGTCGTCGACCCCGACGCTGTTCTCGACGAATACCCGGTCGACGCTGCCCGATTCTGGGCCGCCGGAAGCGCGATTGGTGACGACCTGCCGTATCAGGAAAAGGGCCTCCGCGCGGGCGAGAAGCTGATCCGGAAGCTCTGGAACGCCTCGAAGCTCGTCGAATCGCTTGCGCCCGAGATGGTCGACCAACCCGACGAACTTACCGGGATCGACCGCTGGCTGCTGGCCGAGCTCGATGCGACAATCCAGCAAACCGCCGACTATCTCGACTCCCGTGAGTTCTCGAAGGCCCGCGACGGCCTGCGGAGCTTCTTCTGGGGAACCTTCTGTGATGACTACCTCGAAATCGCCAAACAGCGACTCGACGAGGGTGAGGACCCCTCGGCGGCCTACACGCTCCGAACCGCCCACAAGCGGTTCCTCAAACTGTTTGCCCCACAGCTGTCCCACGTTACTGAGGAACTATATCAGGATATGTACGACGACGGAAGCGTCCATCTCTCGGCGTGGCCAGAACCGCTCGGCATCGAGGCCGACCGCGAAGGTGGCAACGCCGCCATGTCGGTCGTCAGCGCGCTCCGGAAGTACAAAAGTGACCGTCAGCTCCCGCTCAACGCCGAGTTGGCAGCAGTCGACGTCTACGGTCCAATCGAAGGGTTCGAAGACGACATCCGCGGTGTGATGCACGTCGACAATCTCACTGTACTCGACGCTGAACCCGAGATCGAATCCGTGATTACCGAGATCAAACTCGACTACTCGAAGGTCGGGCCGGAGTACGGCTCGCAGGTGCCTGATCTCGAAGACGGAATCGAATCCGGCGACTACGAACTCACTAACGACGAACTCCACGTTGCTGGCGAGGAACTCGGCGCTGACTTCTTCGAGGTCCACCGCGAACGCCAGTACGTCGGTGAGGGTGAGATGCTCGAAGCTGGCGATACCATCGTCATCGTCTCCGAAGAATAG
- a CDS encoding quinone-dependent dihydroorotate dehydrogenase — MRPYSLAKPVLFSLPPETAHRTVHTGLRSVQQTPIVDLLRRRYTVTNPRLETTVFGLDFPNPVGVAAGFDKNAEIPRVLEALGFGHVEIGGVTAERQPGNPRPRMFRLPEDEALINRMGFNNEGADRIGRRLDSEPQPEVPLGINIGKSKSTPLEEAADDYLYTYERVADAGDYFAVNVSSPNTPGLRSLQNRESLEAILGTLKDAGAQPLLVKLSPDLPEPAIEDALAVVDELELDGVIATNTTTSRPDSLKNPNKAESGGLSGKPIEGEATELIRFIAERTDTPIIGVGGVSDAEGAYAKIRAGASIVQLYTALVFEGPSIARDINEGLLELLDRDGFDSIDEAVGVDVE; from the coding sequence ATGCGTCCCTACAGTCTTGCAAAGCCAGTTTTGTTTTCCCTACCGCCGGAGACAGCCCACCGCACGGTCCACACCGGGCTCCGATCGGTCCAACAAACACCGATTGTCGACCTCCTGCGTCGACGGTATACAGTCACTAACCCCAGACTAGAGACCACTGTGTTCGGACTCGACTTTCCAAATCCAGTTGGTGTCGCGGCCGGCTTCGACAAGAACGCCGAGATCCCCCGAGTCCTAGAAGCCCTCGGCTTCGGCCACGTCGAAATCGGCGGCGTTACCGCTGAGCGCCAGCCGGGCAACCCCAGACCGCGGATGTTCCGCCTGCCAGAGGACGAGGCACTCATCAACCGGATGGGGTTCAACAACGAGGGTGCCGACCGAATCGGTCGACGGCTCGACAGCGAGCCACAGCCAGAGGTCCCGCTCGGTATCAACATCGGGAAATCGAAGTCGACTCCGTTGGAAGAGGCGGCCGACGACTATCTCTACACGTACGAGCGCGTGGCTGACGCGGGCGACTACTTCGCAGTCAACGTCTCGAGTCCCAACACCCCTGGTCTTCGATCGCTCCAGAACCGTGAGTCCTTGGAGGCGATTCTTGGGACACTGAAAGACGCCGGTGCCCAGCCACTTTTGGTGAAGCTATCGCCGGATCTCCCCGAGCCAGCCATCGAAGACGCACTTGCAGTCGTCGACGAACTGGAGTTGGATGGCGTGATTGCGACGAATACGACGACAAGTCGACCCGACTCCCTCAAGAATCCCAACAAAGCCGAGTCGGGTGGCCTCTCCGGCAAGCCGATTGAGGGCGAGGCAACCGAGTTAATCCGGTTTATCGCCGAACGGACCGATACCCCAATCATCGGTGTCGGTGGGGTCAGTGATGCAGAGGGAGCCTACGCCAAGATTCGGGCGGGCGCGAGTATCGTTCAGCTGTATACGGCTCTCGTCTTCGAGGGGCCATCCATCGCGCGGGATATTAATGAGGGCCTACTGGAGCTGTTGGACCGGGATGGGTTCGACTCGATTGATGAGGCAGTCGGTGTCGACGTAGAGTAG
- a CDS encoding non-histone chromosomal MC1 family protein, with protein sequence MVREDGKRNFALRQDDGDEESVFSGNTPRQAALKAARRLEPAPSEDAADPVDLELREKGTDKVHIYEGWAWNEEAPDNKPDWMPEEITEANVSKQGIEHLEE encoded by the coding sequence ATGGTACGTGAAGATGGTAAACGCAATTTTGCACTACGACAGGATGACGGGGACGAAGAAAGTGTGTTTTCCGGAAACACACCACGACAGGCTGCACTGAAGGCCGCACGGCGGCTTGAACCGGCTCCATCGGAGGATGCAGCCGACCCTGTCGACTTAGAGCTCCGCGAGAAAGGTACAGACAAGGTTCACATCTATGAGGGCTGGGCATGGAACGAGGAGGCACCCGACAACAAGCCCGACTGGATGCCCGAAGAGATCACAGAGGCCAACGTCTCCAAACAAGGGATCGAACATCTCGAGGAGTGA
- a CDS encoding adenosylcobinamide amidohydrolase yields the protein MTDQIFESRVQSNVLQVRSPTTDWLSTGFDGGHHQADVAYNITVPAGWTETEITEYVDRRKADAGFDTAGPALLTGVDQRHARRAVLDPVEVIVTAGVSNPATLPPGSASETTADTATPFQPGTINIISGTTRALPDGALANLVAVVTEAKTATLLRLTGFSGTTSDAVIVGTDQTGEQAQFSGSSTPVGRAARGCVRDALTAALESRYETDAMPKSVDDADYGSATTVEATVSRL from the coding sequence GTGACTGATCAGATATTCGAATCGAGGGTCCAGTCGAACGTCCTGCAGGTACGCTCGCCGACGACCGACTGGCTGTCGACTGGATTCGATGGCGGCCACCACCAGGCCGACGTCGCCTACAACATCACCGTCCCGGCAGGGTGGACGGAGACGGAAATCACAGAGTACGTCGACCGCCGAAAAGCCGACGCGGGGTTCGACACGGCAGGTCCGGCGCTATTGACAGGCGTCGACCAACGACACGCCCGGCGGGCCGTGCTTGATCCTGTCGAGGTGATCGTCACCGCTGGTGTCTCAAACCCTGCGACACTCCCACCTGGATCTGCCAGCGAGACAACCGCCGACACAGCCACTCCGTTCCAACCGGGAACGATCAACATCATCTCCGGGACAACGCGGGCACTCCCCGACGGCGCGCTCGCCAATCTCGTTGCGGTCGTCACTGAAGCCAAAACTGCGACGTTACTCCGCCTGACTGGCTTTTCGGGAACGACGAGCGATGCTGTGATCGTCGGGACGGATCAAACTGGAGAACAAGCACAGTTTTCGGGATCGTCGACGCCTGTGGGGCGTGCAGCTCGTGGTTGCGTTCGGGATGCACTTACGGCGGCGCTTGAGAGTCGGTATGAGACTGACGCGATGCCAAAATCGGTCGACGACGCCGACTACGGTTCTGCAACCACCGTGGAAGCAACGGTATCGAGACTCTAG
- a CDS encoding hemolysin family protein: MVTDSLPLVGAGIALLLCISAFFSASEIAVFSLERHRITALRDGGDKRGAILARLRDDPHRLLVTILVGNNVVNISMASIATVAVVSVFGAGIGVTIATVVMSILILLIGEIAPKSYGVANAERTALRFARPLSMLQRLLYPIVVVFEWISTRINVLTGSETVDRPELTRAELERLVATGEQVGAIGPSEREMVEGIFELESTTAREVMVPRPNVTAVDRTTPLTDIVGLCAEERLTRVPVYEGSLDDVVGIVDIRDAERALREGLTLADVMSPALIVPDTQRIDTLLAEMQAQRQPLVVVVDEYGEMEGVVTIEDILEQIVGEIVEVGEERVIRTTADGLVVNGEVTVGELNDLLGVDLPRHGAYETVAGLVNTQLGRLGETGDLVEFDTVGITITVEAVERNRIRRVTVRRVDEETVDDTP, from the coding sequence ATGGTCACTGACTCGCTGCCGCTTGTCGGCGCTGGAATCGCGCTCCTGCTCTGTATAAGTGCCTTCTTTTCGGCCAGCGAGATTGCAGTCTTCTCGCTGGAACGACACCGAATTACGGCACTCCGGGATGGGGGCGACAAACGCGGAGCCATCCTTGCACGCCTCCGTGATGACCCCCACCGACTACTAGTAACGATCCTCGTCGGCAACAACGTCGTCAACATTTCGATGGCGAGCATTGCCACTGTCGCCGTCGTCTCAGTTTTCGGTGCAGGAATCGGTGTCACGATTGCCACAGTTGTCATGAGCATCCTCATTCTGCTCATCGGCGAGATCGCGCCCAAATCCTACGGCGTTGCCAACGCCGAACGCACCGCACTCAGATTCGCCCGACCGCTGTCGATGCTTCAGCGCCTCCTCTATCCAATTGTCGTCGTCTTCGAGTGGATCTCCACGCGGATCAACGTCCTCACCGGTTCGGAGACGGTCGACCGGCCGGAACTCACCCGCGCCGAACTGGAGCGACTCGTCGCAACCGGCGAACAGGTCGGTGCTATCGGCCCTTCGGAGCGAGAGATGGTCGAAGGCATCTTCGAACTCGAATCCACGACCGCACGCGAAGTGATGGTCCCCCGTCCGAACGTCACCGCCGTCGACCGAACGACTCCACTTACAGATATCGTCGGGCTCTGTGCCGAGGAACGACTGACTCGGGTGCCAGTCTACGAGGGAAGCCTCGACGACGTCGTCGGTATCGTCGACATCCGAGACGCCGAACGCGCGCTCCGAGAGGGACTCACGCTTGCTGACGTGATGTCACCAGCACTGATCGTCCCCGACACCCAGCGGATCGACACCCTCCTTGCGGAGATGCAGGCCCAACGGCAGCCGCTCGTGGTTGTCGTCGACGAGTACGGGGAGATGGAGGGTGTAGTCACTATCGAGGACATCCTCGAACAGATCGTCGGCGAAATCGTCGAGGTCGGCGAAGAACGAGTCATCCGCACGACAGCCGACGGCCTCGTCGTCAACGGCGAAGTCACTGTTGGCGAACTCAACGACCTCCTCGGCGTCGACCTCCCGCGTCACGGTGCCTACGAAACGGTCGCCGGACTCGTCAACACTCAGCTCGGTCGACTGGGCGAGACGGGCGATCTCGTCGAGTTCGATACAGTTGGGATCACGATCACTGTCGAAGCCGTCGAACGGAACCGAATTCGACGAGTTACCGTTCGGCGAGTCGACGAGGAGACGGTCGACGACACTCCATAA